From Sander vitreus isolate 19-12246 chromosome 5, sanVit1, whole genome shotgun sequence:
ATAACTATTTAACAGTGGATAAAAACATTATAATTCAGAcaccaaatgtattatttacatgTGAAATAGTTTTGGccccaaaagaagaagaatgaaaTAACCTACAGTGTTGTATGACAGGGGAGACAACAGTTGGAActtgtattttgaatttgttttccAGTCTAGAAAAGCATAAGTGACCCTCGATCCTTATTGAAGCACAACGGTGCGATGTGGCTCCAAATGTTgagttggtgttttttttctgctcagtGGTTAGATTGGAGTAACTGTGATTTGTCAGTCCATAGAATGTGTAGCTGTGATGCAAAGCTTCTAGTTTATTTTACCAATGACAGATGGTTTCTTCTATTCTTTTTCAactgttctttgttttcttctgccCTATCAGTAGCTAACTGCAGAGGGAGCTACTTTCGGGGAAAGCTTGCCGGAAACTTGTGGCTAGAACAATCTGTTTTTCAGATTTTGTTAGATGAACAGGTAGATCTTGTTTTCTAAAATGAAGAACAGTGTGGGTAAGCTTCTGGAGGCAGAGCAGCATTCCCTGAAGTGTTACCTGGCGGCTCAGTGGGGCAGGGCTGCAGAGTACAGGTCTGTTTGGCCACCGGTTTGGTAAGGGGGTCACAGCCTCGGACCAGCTCCCTGCTCTGGTAACACTTGACGTCCCTCATCCTCACACCCACACCACACGTCTTAGTGCACTGAGGACGACACAAGACCAGAAACACAGTTGTTATACACGGCTGAAGATCAGGGGGATTTGTCTTTGTGGTCTTACTGGTGCAGGGACGCCCACTCTGCAGAGCAGAGGTGAAGTGTACTGTGCTGACCTCACCTCAGACCAGGGGGTGGTGTACCATTTGAAGCACGGCCTCTCAAAGCAGGTGTTTTCCTCCTCGGGCTTCTCGCTGCCTCCACACTCCTCATCATCGAAGGTCTGGAACTGTCCTCCACTGATGCCCACACACAGGACGAGCCTTCGCTTCACGCCACGACCGCAGGTTGTGTTACActacagacaaaaacagaaagttaCTAGTATCCATGTCTGATACGGGACTTTCTACATTTCAGAGTTTCTTCATAAAgcagttaaaggtgcactatgagttcctgcatgacgtcacttctattgacgttccaagtaaattccaaacaaaacagagcaagcttgcccctccccccatgtttccgtaattGTCATGactaaccatagacagtatataagaatggaccaacagatcccgttgctctggacggagaccagtgaaggccattagaagcacttttccggtgatggctgagcgttactgcgcagcctccaactgagagagacgacgtaaatgtgccgtgagcaacgtgtctgaaagttggaagtcttctggtagctgtgccaagagaaatctcaatcattcccaatcttgcagagacggagagcgtaggtatatggtgataacatggacacaggctaattattgctaactccaatgctagttaacattagtaattaaacttaaacagctaatgtgagacgaaactgcctgcgagcttctcctgtactgtacggtaatttctctactgtgcgacagtaagtcgcgtggttatgacacaatcgttagcctatttttacaaaaacgtctgctacgaagccataacgtgagatacaaggtaatggagccttttatacattgtcgcgtttctttagaaataaacaatggacaaatagagtctttaaacgcttcagatgtaaagttattcgctgtcaaagagacgccaaaatgaatggcagtcaatggaatgctaatggaaggtgatggcttggtagcatcaaaatggcgccataggaggttcgggttgtgaggagacgcttacccccttgtgactagctgactaactgtcactaacccccaacCCCTCCCTCAACCAttttgtcggtgattggctggagtcgtttgttgtattttggtgcacagcctgtgcccctagtgtttgtttgatgtttacAATCCCTGTGTCGTCTCCCTAGACCGGGccttttcacagtgtattcagggggcaggcagctagcggatcaaggagagatgcctacgatttgagacaaaaaaaaaatatgctgaAACCATgaaggaactcatagtgcacctttaaaacaAAGTGTTTCCTTGCTGATGTGAAAGTGAAAACTGTAACCATAGAATAACTGTCCATGACAATTTAATTTCAGACTTTATGACGTCCTCAAAATGCTTACTTGTGAAACAAACAGCCCAAAAGATTTTCAATTCACAATAAtatcaaaaaagagaaaagcaagtaagcaagcaaaacaatcaaTCGACTGAGTGGTTCAGGTAAAGTAATAAACAGTTCAATCTTAATTCCGACACTGTGACAAGGCCTCACCCTCTCCCAGTCTTGACTCAGCCAGTGTGGCGCACAGTCTCTCTCCCCACAGGGATGGATGGCCAGCGGCTTGTCCTCTGTAGAGCACTGGTTCTCAGGAACCACGCGACCCTCCGCAGCCTTACAGTACACGTGACGGACCGTCTTCCCCTGGCCGCACGACCCCGAGCACTGCAACAAAGAGGGTGAAACTGGGTGATTCATGATCAACAGTATGCATTCCTTTTCTCTTCACTGCCTCTTTTGTCACAAAGCTCAGAGTGAAACAATGCCTGGTCGTCTCACATCGTATTAAATAAAAAGGAGACGTGAAATGACATAAATGACACAAGTCACATCCCGCCACGTTACATCAGATAAAATCAGGTGCCTACTCATGTTACCAGAGATGATTATTTACTGTAGTTGAAGCTTCCAATGAAACCTCATGTATTAATATTCATACAGAGTGGTACGACACACTACTGTAGGCAAGATAAGTACTTTTTACAGAAGCATTTGTCCTaagtattatatattttacaaacGTTTGACCGACACTTGAACTAACGTTTGTCCATCTAACTGCCAATATGGTTTTAAAGTGAAACCAAAAGCTTGAAACAACCAGAAAACCTCAGTTTATTTGGAATAACTCTTATatgtattgttatacattatcaGTGGATCTTGTGGTTAAGACAAATGCATTTCCATTCACCTCCTTTAAATAGGGGTGgaggcagaaatctcagagacagatatcaaaaaaactaaatgatctGCATGGATAGATCcaacaaaaagtttttttatcttttctttcttaTAATACACATACAAGTGCTTTAAAATCAAACTGATGTACACTTtacaagaggaggaggagtaacAACCCACCCATACCGACACTAACAACAAATATAAAtccataaaatagtgatttactgCAGGGCTGTTATGTTGGCACATCTGTACATAATAAAGTGGTAAAGCGAAGTACATTAAAAATGCAAAGGTACATTGTGCTCACAGTAATtttctaaataataatataaacttTACTGACCCAACATTAGCTGTTGCAATAATATTTTTGTGCAAAGAAAATTTCACATTGTCCATGTTTGTGCTTGGTTGGACTCCATGGTTGTAAATTAGACCTGCAGGTTTCCAGACTTTGACTTTGAAAGGAACATCAGGAACTACATTTGTCTGTGCAACACAATACAAACCCTAAATTCACACTGTGGCACTGAAGTACAAATAGCTGGAACAGGTGAGGTGGAATAACcccaacaaacatttaaaagagtggaaaaacatttttaaatataaggCAAGAAGGTCAAAGTGAACTCAGACACAGGACTCAGGTTATACAAATTAGCTTAAAATGAAATGCCTGACATCACTTCACTGTCTgccactttgttttgtttggataCAAAGTAACTGTGTCAGTTGTCTATAATGTCTATAATGAGAGCAGCAACAAGAGCAGCTACAGGTGATGAATTCCAAAACACGTAACATGtgttgttatactgtatatgttactTTCTCTGTATGTCGTGTACATGGGGAGTAAAAACACTCACAGGCCCCCACTCTGACACAGTCCACTGGCGTTCGCAGGGCGGACCGGTGCAGTTTTTGATGTTTGGTGGTTTGGTCATCTGGTCACAGGGTCGGGTCTCATCAGAGCAGCGGACATCGCGGGTCACCTGGGCTTTGCTGCCACATTTAGCAGGACACTGgatcacacagagacatattTTTGATAAGATAAATACTGTCATGTCTAAAGGTGAAGCATTGGCAGATCACTGTTGGAAAGCCAGCTTTTTTTGGAAAACTGCCAGACTTTGAAGACTGAGTACTGCTACTAttactttacttttacatttGGAACTGCTCCAATTTACCCTTATTTGGAGCCACGTTTAATCACTTTGCTTTTAAAGAGTCTGACATCTGCTGGAAAAGACCAGAAACAACATCTTGAGACTCAGAAGTGATATTGATTTACCCcgtaatatatttaatattaatatgtattgTTGCCTGCAGAAGGCTAGAAAACTAACTAACTCTGCTGCTCAATTCAAGCCTTATAGCTGTTGATTCTGTGCTAATGTGCCACCTGGTTTGTAGTTGATAAATTAAGGGCAAAAAACATAATACATGTTTACGACTTATATTTAGCTACAACACAAGTGACTCCTGATGTTTAGAATGTACCAAGAATGTGGTAACAAATATTCAAGGACTGCTTTAAAAAAGCACTGAGAACAGCTGATTGTATTTGGACGTATGGCTGTTTCAACACCAGAGAAAAGTTGAACATTTCTAATTTCATTTCACTCttcacttttcagttttttttaaaccccttTGGCTCAAATCACATCTAGGGTTTTATGTTGTTGTCTGGTAAGTGTCTCTGGAGAATCCATcagttttcaaaaattaaatcaAACAATAATCCAATTAAAATGAAGAACAAACCCAAAAGCCAAAACAAAAAGTACAGAGTCGCAAAGCATTATCAGCTGTGAACAGGCAAAGTCATGAGTAGGCTACTGTAAAGCcgtaaaacacacttctctCTTTGTTTACTTGCTCCAAGGGTAAATCATAACAGACGTCTCGTACCTCGGTCCACTCTGCCACCTCCCACTGTGGGCCGCAGGCGGGGCTCTTGCAGGGTCGTCTCTCCACGGGTCTCTCCAGGTCGGCCATGGTGCAGACATCGCTGTAGACCGAGCTGTCCAGGCCCGGCGAGAGCATCTTCCAGCAGCGAACTTGGCGAAACTGGAAACCCTCCCCGCAGGTCCTCGAGCATTCGCTCCAGCTGCTCGCCTCCCATCTGGAACACCACATTAGTCCCATCTCATCATGGGTCTGTACAGgtagcaatatatatatatatatatcctgttTAATGTTTGAATCATTTCTggctcattgaaatgttttaattgtaCCTGGGCTGACATTCTCTCCCAATACAGAAGTCGTGGACCGGCTCCGGTCTGGTCAGAGCGTCACAGTACATATCGTGCACCTCGATGCCGTCGTAACGAATACATGTGACGAAGGACTTTGACACTCCTGGATTGGGAGCAAGAAACAATAAGCTGAATGAAGCAAGGCAAAcctatttatatagcacattttaaacacaagAGACCAAAacgcaagaaagaaagaaagaaagaaagaaagaaagaaagaaagaaggggtTTACCATCAAAGAAGTTAAGAAGAGCCATCCACAAAAGGGTCCCAGTGAGCACACAAGCAAAACggctaaaaactaaatattcaaCCGGCAGCAGcaaaaagtaacattttgaggTTACTTTTGATGGCtagcatatatatgtataaaggctGTTTTATCATAAAGCACATAACTGtactttgtttaaaaatgtgagatttaaatacatatatttattgaaATTACATTGAATGCAGTCAATGTTATTGTTATTCACATCTGTCTGCTGTGAAGAAGGCCTGAGGGGACTTCTGGCCTCAAACATGATTACTCAATCAAGTGTCCTTCGGTGTAAATGCACAGAACGATGCACCAAGTGTGCACTTCACCAAACCAGTGTAACAAGTGTTACTGCAAGCTGGTCTGCAGTCTGTTGATATTGTAGATCTTAATAATAttttaagagtgtgtgtgtgtgtgtgtgtgtgtgtgtgtgtgtgcgtgtgtttgcatGTACCTATAGAGCAAGTCATGCTGCATGGCTCCTGAGATGAAAGTTTCCAGCGGTACATGTCAGCTGCACTCAGCTTCAGGTTCTTCTGGTAGATCCTTTGATTCCCCCTgtcaccccacacacacacacacacacacacacacacacacacacacacacacacacacacacgcaaacatgtaaacaaacatatAAGGAAAGTAAAAACTTAAGCAGTAGCTGTGGCAGCATTTATCCTCATGTCAAGTATTTAAGAGTGGAACACACTGTGCATGCAAATGTTGAGTGGAGAAGTTGGAACAGTTTATAtagaagtttctttttttttttaccagtaaaATAAACTGTGGCTGCAGTAAATCCGAACTGATTACGGCCACTGTCTCCCACAAAGGAGCAAGATTTAAAAAGACAGATTTTGAAAAGCTACATTTTCAGTAAGATATTCTTTTAAGGACATTTAAGGATACCAGAGCCtgaaacactcacacactgagACTGACCACAGTGTGACAGCTGATTCACAGCCTGCATCCCAGCAGACGCACTTTGTTTTTTCATCACATCACATAAAAGTCATGTGCACATTCTTGTCATAACACCGGTTGCTCCCTCCGCCTCTGCCAGACGTTTATTTGAAAATCACTTTGAGTTATTCCTCGCCGGCATCCCTCCATGTACGCCAGACTGATTCTTGCACATTATTTTCTCCCTAGAGGTGACTACAGTCGGACAGCACACTTTCCCTCTTTGCatcacatttttcacttttcttgCAAATAACTTGAATTATTTGATTCTAAGTGTGGCTGTACTCCCCTCTGTGCTCCTCTGCTCTGctcatttcctctcctctctgtctctcagaggAGAGGGCGTGTCAGCCCCATGTTTTATAGCTGCTGGCTGCAGAACTGGTAAAGCCGTGTTtggacacagaggagagaagccAACATGAATTATAAATATGATGAATGGAAAACCTGCCaggtctacctgtctgtcttacTGTCTGTACAATATCTCTACAGTACCTGTCAAACTGctttactgtctgtctgtctgtccatctcccTGCATGTCTAGCCTAACTACCCTACAGTCTGTATGTATACCTGAACTCTTTCTGTCCAAGTGATTTATAGTCCACCTGTCCTATCTACCtgcctaaagtatctgtctgtctacctgtctaccTGGTTTCCCACTTGCTTAGCTTGCAGCTGTCTGTCTTACTGTCTCACTTATCCTTGCTTGCCTTCCTTACTACTTGTTCTGCTTTCTGTCTGGCTTACCGCCTGTCTGCCTACTTCCTTCTTTGTACCCTACAGTAGCTTGCCCCACTGTCTTGCCACATTCTTGCTTTTCTGtgttgctgtctgtctctctgccactCCCTCTGGCTACATCTCTCTGAGGATATCTTCAGAGGAAAACCAGTGTTCCCGGCCTCCAGATTGCTTCTCGTTCAGCCTGCAGCATATTTTTCCCTCAGCCCGCAGCAGACCCAAACCTGAACACATTCAGTCAGGACAATCCAGCCCGAAAGGGAATGGCTTTCTGTGAGTGGACCTCTGCTGTGGATCACCTTAAAACTCATTTGAGATTCGATGTACTTGATGCTCTTTTTTTACCTGTGTTCCGTTGGATTACCTGGTTCTGTTGGAGCGGCTGGAGGTCCTCCCAGCGCTCTGCACTGTTTTGTTCTGGAAGGAACTGTCTCCGCTGTCGTTGCGTTTGCGACCCAGAGTAAACTCCAGCGTCTCGTTGATACCCATCAGCCCGTCTTGCTCCAGGCTGCTCAGGTCCGCCTCCGCTGGTCCCACCTCTGACGGGAACAAACTGTCTCCCTCTGTCAGCAGCTGATTGGTTGAGATGTTGATGAGCAGCTCATCGGGGCCAATTCGGCCATCCAGCAGGACCCTCCAAATGAGGTTTGGGGAGTCTGGTCCTGTATCCAGGAGCCCACCAGCAGAGGCAGGGTTGGCAGTGCTACCTGCATGGCTGCTGTTTCCTTCTGATGGATCAAAGTGGAAAGGAAAATTCAGCTTTGCTTGGAGAGCAAATTGATATCTCATTCAGTTAATCTGAGACGGAGCTTTTGGTCATGTTGCACTTGAGACCGTAATTTATTCAGCTCAGATTGGAAGACTTTGCAGCTGTTTTCATATTGTTTCTTCTAAGGTGTCACACCTGTGCATCAAAGAGATGGGAatttaaaattacaatatttgcagaacatttaaaaaaacggtgagtgaatgaaaaaaaagaaaggcgaGAGGAGAAAGTCAGTGCTCTGGTGACTTTATCTGGTCTGTAATATGACGTCAGCCTGTGTAGAAGGTGTATGGCGAGCCTTTCAACCACCCCTCCATCTCGTCTCACCGGCGCCCAAAGCGGTGGTGTAATGGCCTCGACAGTGAGCTGAGAGCCCACAGGAAGGCCATTACCGCTCATGTTTGTGATGAAgccttttttaaaaggaaaaaaaacacaccaagaAACTCTGAATTTTTCATCTGCTGCTGATCCTCTTTATGTGTCTGTACCATAAATAATGCAGAGCTCCAAAGGACTacctctctctcatacacacacacacacacacacacacacacacacacacacacacacacagaaaaagagagcaagATAGAGGATCGGCTGTAAAATCTGACCTATTTTGTGTCATCTGCCAAACAAACGCCTCAAACTAGAGCCCAACCAATACATCAGCATGGACAATATTATCCTATCCCAGATATTTTGGCCTTTCATGCTTAGATTTTAACATGGTAGGCATCAATCATTTAAGCCTCTAACCTAATAAATGTtatttgcagtggtggaatgtgagTCTCATGTGgatttagtacttttacttacagtaagtaaagGATCGGACTTCTTCCTCCATCACTGGCGATTTGGTCGTTTTCCATGGTGATTGGGTGGTGCCTGGATTTTTGTATActcatacaacacacacagatctaAGGTGTTACATTAGTCCTTACCTGTAAATTTTGGGGCAGCTGCTCCGTCCTGGTCGCAGTCGATGGCCGCTGTCTCCTCGTACACCTCGTTGGTCTCTTGGCCTTTCTGCCCGTCGGCATCTCCCAGCTCCAACTGGCTCTCAGGGGCCGCCTGGTCGTAAATACTGCTGTTCGGGGCCATCGGCCCACCTACCTCCACAGAAATCTCTCCGGCTGAGGTGTCTGACCCGGTGTAGACGGGAGGAGGTGGGACGGGTGGCAGGGAGTCTCGGAGGACGGTGTACTCGTATGTGATGTACGGTGTGCGACCGTTCTGGTTCCACACCTAAGTGACGAGAGGGAAGCGAGTCAAATCAAGGTTGGGTTAATTTATACAGATTTCAGACCAGTAACAAGGAGAGTCAATAACAAAACTAGGACCAAAGTGCCTCAAACTGATTTTACACTAAGACCTTTGCACACTAGGTCTGTTATTTCTGTCTATTGTATTTAAAACCAACTCCTAAATTGTCATCTGGTTTCAGAACTGCctttaaaatgttcttaaaaTAAAAGGTTATTTAAAACAATGTACTTTATATTTATGAATGACCTTGATTTGGAGAGATGTGAGCATATATTATTAAGATTATGTTTCCCCAGGACAATGTGAAGTCAGTGCAACTGTAGAACTTGgcaggatttattgcagggttgttgtattggactgcattacatgcatgcttttttttggcttttcttGGCTTGACTTGCCATTGATACACTATCAGCTCTACTGTATGTGAGTCTGCCACAGTTTTACAAATCACTAGATTTAAGATTATAATGCAGAGGGAGAATATGCAGCTCTTTAAGGAAAGGTTTTTACATGGTGTGCATCCTGGCTTATAGGTCTGAAGATAAAAATTCTTTAGCAGAGAATAACCAGCAGAGCTACAATGAGCGTCCAGGTAGATCTCTGTGATCCAGCATCCTGTAGAGAGATCTGTCAAACCCAGCCTGTGACTTGGAATCTGTTTGAGATGTATGGCTGCTGTCAGAACACAATCAACCTGAGACACAGACTTGCCATTACGTCTGCATTGCATATACATCTCTACATTTACTCTGAAAAAGGAGACGATACAcacatttttggcatttctcATTTTCTAGAGACTGAGCTGCTACACCATCACTGACTGCTTTAATCACACATGAGCATCTTGTTGTATTCTTAATAGCCTCTGTGCTCAATTTGTTTGCTCAAGGGTTGGCGGTCTTCGCCGCTACCTCCTGAGTCAGCAGTCTTAATCAGAGTGACCTTTATTAAGTTCAAGAGTTCAGAACAGTAGCCTAAAGCTTACATTCTTGGGCTTCTTATTTTACAATTAGCTAACAAAAAATGCAGAggccaaaacaacaaacatcagTTTGTTTCTTTAATTTAAAAGCTTTAGGAGAACCTTAGTTGaatattacagtaaaatgaGGAGGTACTTTGTGCAGGTCATACATGTGCATGCACATTTTACTTTGGGGGTTAGCAGTCCCAGGGCAGGCAGGTGCAGGTTACTGGTCAAGCTCTTGGTGTGTATGAGTTAGTCTAGCAACAAAAGGACTTTCTGCATCATCAACTGGCCTTAAAAGAGTACTTCTACCAATGCAGCAAAACCAGAGATATTAATGTTTTGCATGCATtattcttccttgtcaaaacctggtgcctacattacccacaatgcaatgcaattgAGGGCCAACAGTTTAGTCAGAGATCGGGGTGTGCTATGCTTGTAGCAGCCTTTAGCCTTTCTAACGCCGTacctagatttttttttacttttttaacttCCCTTGAGGACATTTATCAGACTTCactcagctccctctggagacaCTATACGCTttagtaataaaaataaatagttaaaaaGTGTCTTGACAGGAGAAACAAAAGCACAGACAAatcaatacacatacacattttctaCTACTTTTTGACATACACAGTAGTAGTCCACAAGAGAGTTCCATTTTAAGCACACAagctgaaaattaaaaaaaaaaacattaaataagtATAAACACCTACACTGGTACAGGCATTTATAGTCATCAATCCACCGTACATGTGACACATTTGGAGACTAAAGTGTCCTCTATACATAAAACCACTACAGTTTGTCAGGGTGAAGATACAGGGCAAGCCCACAGCAGCATATTGATGCACAAAATGTATATTCCTGCCAAgttaaacttttcttttttttttttttacagtttttaaataCCTTTTTTGGCATTCTTCTTTTATTAGATAGCCACAGGAAAcatagaggagagagagaaaggggttGGATATACAACGAAGGTCCCTAGCCAGAATCAAACTGGTGACGTTGTGATGAGTTGCTGTGGTCGCTACATGTATGATGACGTAACACGCACGCCCTCTATCGAACAGTTAGCTCAAGATTACTCTATGTGTCCCTAGGGAAATTTATAATTGTGCAGTAACAGACGTAAAGTGCATTAAAATATGCCCCTCATCTCACACCCTGCTTATGGCATTAGTTTAGGAGATTCACTGATAGAGGGATGAAATCGTTTTATACCTATTAAGGCATCTTCTGTATTTAACTGGAACTCTATAGCATCTGACTGATGGGAGAAGttcatattctgaatacaagACATGGGAGGAGTCTGTAATCATTTCCTTAGCCTGTTTAACTACAATCTTCTAAAAGAGCATTTGGAGGAGAGCTTCATGATAAAGAAGCAACAGGTGAGTGTGGAGAAAGAGTTCAAGTGAGAGAGGCAGATGGAGGAAGGTTAGGTGTACCAGAATATTGATGGCCTGGTCGATGGGGCCTTTGGCGACAATGTACTCG
This genomic window contains:
- the LOC144518667 gene encoding ADAMTS-like protein 2, whose product is MRVWSWEQCGVTGVVLLGFLTLAVSVGNLSTRALQEHNTQEDGVASNSLEEELEVTTYWWGEWAKWTACTRACGGGVMSQERHCLKQRKKVAAGKDNMTCTGTAKKYHLCNTKECPATGRSFREEQCWSFNSQLYNGRNYQWKPLYPDDYVHISSNPCDLHCTTTDGQRQLMVTARDGTSCKYSSYRGVCVDGKCEPIGCDGVLFSSNTLDKCGVCQGDGSSCSRVTGNFRRGATTLGYSFITQIPEGSWDIQIIERKKSADVLAVTDQAGNFFFNGAYKVDTPQNFHAAGAVFKYRRPMDVYETGIEYIVAKGPIDQAINILVWNQNGRTPYITYEYTVLRDSLPPVPPPPVYTGSDTSAGEISVEVGGPMAPNSSIYDQAAPESQLELGDADGQKGQETNEVYEETAAIDCDQDGAAAPKFTEGNSSHAGSTANPASAGGLLDTGPDSPNLIWRVLLDGRIGPDELLINISTNQLLTEGDSLFPSEVGPAEADLSSLEQDGLMGINETLEFTLGRKRNDSGDSSFQNKTVQSAGRTSSRSNRTRGNQRIYQKNLKLSAADMYRWKLSSQEPCSMTCSIGVSKSFVTCIRYDGIEVHDMYCDALTRPEPVHDFCIGRECQPRWEASSWSECSRTCGEGFQFRQVRCWKMLSPGLDSSVYSDVCTMADLERPVERRPCKSPACGPQWEVAEWTECPAKCGSKAQVTRDVRCSDETRPCDQMTKPPNIKNCTGPPCERQWTVSEWGPCSGSCGQGKTVRHVYCKAAEGRVVPENQCSTEDKPLAIHPCGERDCAPHWLSQDWERCNTTCGRGVKRRLVLCVGISGGQFQTFDDEECGGSEKPEEENTCFERPCFKWYTTPWSECTKTCGVGVRMRDVKCYQSRELVRGCDPLTKPVAKQTCTLQPCPTEPPDESCQDRPSTNCLLALKVNLCSHWYYSKACCHSCRALRPPTS